GCCTCCGGAGAGTTCGTGAATGCGACGCTTCTCATAGCCCTTGAGGCCCACCAGTTCCAGGGCTGCTCTGGCCCTTTCCTCACGGTCAAATCTGCTGGCCCCCTGCATTTCCAGACCAAAAGTCACGTTGTGCAGTGCCGTACGCCAGGGAAACAGTCCGGGGTCCTGCTGCACCATGATGATGCGGGTGCCAGGAGCAAATTCCAGTTTTCCGGCAGTGGGCTTGTAGTTTCCAGAAAGCAGGTTGAGCAGGGTGCTTTTTCCGCTTCCTGAAGGCCCCACCACGCTGAGGAAATCCCCCTTCTGGACGGTGAGGTCCAGAGGTCCCACGGTGCTCTGGGTGTTGTAGGAATACTCCACCTCTTGAAGCTGAACAATCATTGACGCACCTCCAGGCCGTAACGGGTGCGGGTGCTGTTCTCAAAGCGCCTGAGCACCTGATCGAAAATCCCACCAACCACACCGACCATCAGGATGGTGGTGATCACCAGGGCCATGTTGCTGATGTTTCTGCCCGTCTCCAGCACCTGCCCAAGGCCAGGGTTGGAGGTGAGGAGTTCTGCACCGATCAGGGCACGCCAGCTGAAGCTCCAGGCGGTTCTGAGGCCCGTGATCAGGTT
The sequence above is drawn from the Deinococcus cellulosilyticus NBRC 106333 = KACC 11606 genome and encodes:
- a CDS encoding ABC transporter ATP-binding protein, whose product is MIVQLQEVEYSYNTQSTVGPLDLTVQKGDFLSVVGPSGSGKSTLLNLLSGNYKPTAGKLEFAPGTRIIMVQQDPGLFPWRTALHNVTFGLEMQGASRFDREERARAALELVGLKGYEKRRIHELSGGQKQRVALARALIMKPDLLLLDEPFSALDPHTRNSLGEELKTIWQETGQTILLVTHDHIEAELLAQKVVVLEDGKIKNVVDLEVKAPHLRTRKN